A region from the Arachis ipaensis cultivar K30076 chromosome B01, Araip1.1, whole genome shotgun sequence genome encodes:
- the LOC107612510 gene encoding uncharacterized protein LOC107612510 — translation MTVKMPMSRVQIKTLSVYCESEEVQGVRVLHRIFWSFYPCIVTFRHCKPLVQVDGTHLYDKYKGEFLVAVAQDGNLNIVPIVFAIVEGEMADAWEFFLTNLRRYVITIDGVGIISDRHTSINAVVARSYSRTEQEYNKNYQRVKERGEAYTQWCDDIGVERWVLAFDGGYRWGHMTTNLVKCINSVMKGSCNLPVTAIIRSTFYRLMNCLKGSCNLPVTAIIRSTFYRLNELFRAQSAEAHERVRNGFTYSEFSTKRVEESSRCAGNIVVNRFDKRNEMFEVCEMQDGSVYTVNLVRRHCDYGRFQVERLPCRHVLACCVNQRLDWQVYVHDMYKMSEICKVYRCKFVPMGDPSTWDKYEGVKVIANWTLRRMTKERPKSTRDIEWLSFSM, via the exons ATGACTGTGAAGATGCCAATGTCTCGTGTCCAAATTAAAACGCTCTCCGTTTACTGTGAGAGTGAGGAGGTTCAAGGTGTAAGAGTACTGCACCGTATTTTTTGGAGCTTCTATCCATGTATTGTTACATTCAGACACTGCAAGCCACTGGTGCAGGTTGATGGCACGCACCTATACGATAAATATAAAGGTGAATTTCTTGTTGCAGTTGCACAAGATGGGAACCTAAACATTGTGCCCATTGTATTTGCGATAGTCGAGGGTGAGATGGCAGATGCGTGGGAGTTTTTCCTGACTAATTTGCGGAGATATGTTATTACCATTGATGGCGTGGGCATTATTTCTGACCGTCATACCTCTATCAACGCTGTAGTAGCTCGCA GCTATTCTAGGACGGAACAGGAGTACAACAAAAACTACCAGAGGGTTAAAGAGCGGGGTGAGGCATATACTCAATGGTGCGATGACATCGGTGTTGAGAGATGGGTGTTGGCATTCGACGGAGGTTATCGTTGGGGACATATGACGACAAACTTGGTAAAGTGCATAAATTCTGTCATGAAGGGTTCATGCAACCTTCCTGTGACTGCCATTATTAGGTCTACTTTCTATCGACTGATGAATTGTTTGAAGGGTTCATGCAACCTTCCTGTGACTGCCATTATTAGGTCTACTTTCTATCGGCTGAATGAATTGTTTAGAGCGCAGAGCGCCGAGGCTCATGAGCGTGTCCGCAACGGATTCACGTATTCAGAATTTTCAACGAAGAGAGTTGAAGAAAGCTCTCGATGTGCAGGAAACATTGTGGTCAACCGGTTCGACAAGCGGAATGAGATGTTTGAGGTTTGCGAAATGCAAGATGGTTCTGTTTACACTGTTAACCTTGTGCGACGACACTGCGACTATGGCCGTTTCCAGGTCGAGCGACTCCCATGTCGCCACGTTCTTGCATGTTGCGTTAACCAGCGTCTTGATTGGCAAGTATATGTGCACGACATGTACAAGATGTCTGAAATTTGCAAGGTGTACAGATGCAAGTTTGTTCCGATGGGTGACCCATCTACGTGGGATAAATATGAAGGAGTGAAGGTAATCGCCAACTGGACATTGAGGCGCATGACAAAAGAAAGACCAAAGTCAACCCGCGACATTGAGTGGTTAAGCTTTTCAATGTAA